From Lujinxingia vulgaris:
CAATTCATACCTTGATGAAGGAAGGCCAGCGGACCCATGAGCCCGCTGGCAGCCAGTTCATCACAGGGACAAGAAGCAAGACAGAGTCATGCGCGCCAGAAGGGCTTGCGCGCTTCCCGGTAGATATCTGCACGGCTTAAACCAATGTCCCGCAGTATCCGGTCATCCATCTGACGCAGCTTCTGTCGATGTTCCCAGCGCTCCATCCAGACAACAGGTGCCTCGAAAATGCGGATGGCACGTTCAGTCAATGTCCGGCTTGTACGCCCAGGCACACTCTCTCCAGGATTCCGGACAGCAGCCGGCCTTTCGCAAATCTGCGACAT
This genomic window contains:
- a CDS encoding DUF1127 domain-containing protein is translated as MSQICERPAAVRNPGESVPGRTSRTLTERAIRIFEAPVVWMERWEHRQKLRQMDDRILRDIGLSRADIYREARKPFWRA